Proteins encoded within one genomic window of Triticum aestivum cultivar Chinese Spring chromosome 2D, IWGSC CS RefSeq v2.1, whole genome shotgun sequence:
- the LOC123049583 gene encoding benzyl alcohol O-benzoyltransferase, which translates to MVATSLAFVARRGEPELVAPAGPTPRELKRLSDLDDQESLRFYRSVIYFYRGLPSRPRADPARVVRDGLAAALVHYYPIAGRLRELPGRKLAVDCTGEGVWFVQADADVALDEFGDRLCPPVPCAGQLLCLPESNSAVVVDRPLLYVQVTRLRCGGFVLGIQVCHNLVDAPGVTQFLQAVSELAGGMEAPSVRPVWARELLDARDPPCPIYHHPEYELAADAANDKLRPGAVLVHRAFLFGPEELSSLRDQLPPQMRSRCSRFLLLSAFAWRCRTSALGYEPGDEVRFMFVVNARGKRGRPLPEGFYGNALTFGVARTTAGELCSGSLGHAVELIVAAKARVAADDYAQSVADALVLRGRPRFTTARTYLVTDLTKSNLHEVDLGWGLPVYGGPATTTLATFHIPAAGGGITVPMCLPPRAMERFAANVRAGLSEASSHRGRSSGVELAVLSRM; encoded by the exons ATGGTCGCCACGTCCCTGGCATTCGTGGCGCGCCGCGGCGAGCCGGAGCTGGTCGCGCCGGCCGGGCCGACGCCGCGCGAGCTCAAGCGGCTCTCGGACCTCGACGACCAGGAGAGCCTCCGGTTCTACCGCTCCGTCATCTACTTCTACCGGGGCCTCCCCTCGCGGCCGCGCGCCGACCCGGCCAGGGTCGTACGCGATGGGCTGGCCGCGGCGCTCGTGCACTACTACCCCATAGCCGGGCGGCTCCGCGAGCTGCCCGGCAGGAAGCTCGCCGTGGACTGCACCGGCGAGGGGGTGTGGTTCGTCCAGGCCGACGCGGACGTCGCGTTGGACGAGTTCGGCGACAGGCTGTGCCCGCCGGTCCCTTGCGCcggccagctcctgtgcttgccggAGAGCAACTCCGCCGTCGTCGTCGACCGGCCACTGCTCTACGTTCAA GTGACGAGATTGAGGTGCGGAGGCTTCGTGTTAGGCATCCAGGTGTGCCATAACCTGGTGGACGCGCCGGGCGTCACGCAGTTCCTGCAGGCCGTCAGCGAGCTGGCGGGCGGCATGGAGGCGCCAAGCGTGCGGCCGGTGTGGGCGAGGGAGCTGCTCGACGCGCGCGACCCCCCGTGCCCCATCTACCATCACCCCGAGTACGAGCTGGCGGCTGACGCGGCCAACGACAAGCTCCGTCCGGGCGCCGTGCTCGTGCACCGGGCGTTCCTCTTCGGCCCCGAGGAGTTGTCCTCGCTGAGGGACCAGCTACCGCCGCAGATGAGGTCGAGGTGCTCCCGGTTCCTGCTCCTGTCGGCGTTCGCGTGGCGCTGCCGGACCTCGGCGCTCGGCTACGAGCCCGGCGACGAGGTGCGGTTCATGTTCGTGGTGAACGCCCGCGGGAAGCGCGGCCGCCCGCTCCCCGAGGGGTTCTACGGGAACGCGCTCACCTTCGGCGTGGCGCGGACGACGGCCGGCGAGCTCTGCTCGGGATCTCTGGGCCACGCCGTGGAGCTGATCGTGGCCGCGAAGGCGCGGGTCGCCGCCGACGACTACGCGCAGTCGGTGGCCGACGCGCTGGTGCTGCGCGGGCGGCCGCGGTTCACGACGGCGCGGACGTATCTTGTGACGGATCTCACCAAGTCGAACCTGCACGAGGTGGACCTCGGGTGGGGCCTTCCGGTGTATGGCGGGCCGGCCACGACGACGCTGGCCACTTTCCACATTCCTGCGGCCGGCGGGGGGATCACCGTGCCGATGTGCCTGCCTCCGCGCGCCATGGAGAGGTTCGCGGCCAATGTGCGCGCGGGGCTCTCGGAGGCTTCTTCGCACCGTGGGCGTTCTAGTGGCGTGGAGTTGGCCGTGCTGTCCAGGATGTAG